Proteins encoded together in one Fibrobacter sp. UWP2 window:
- a CDS encoding STAS domain-containing protein yields the protein MKIEKIQENDTLTVSLEGRLDTLTAPELGNEIQGKLDGVKNLVFDFAKLAYISSAGLRILLSAQKVMNKQGSMVIKNAGPEVKEIFDVTGFSDILTLA from the coding sequence ATGAAAATTGAAAAGATACAAGAAAACGATACACTGACAGTGAGCCTCGAAGGTCGCCTTGATACGCTTACCGCGCCCGAACTCGGCAACGAGATCCAGGGAAAGCTCGATGGCGTCAAGAACCTTGTGTTCGATTTCGCGAAACTCGCCTACATTTCGTCGGCGGGCCTCCGCATTTTGCTTTCGGCACAGAAGGTGATGAACAAGCAGGGTTCCATGGTCATCAAGAACGCCGGACCCGAAGTGAAGGAGATCTTTGACGTCACAGGCTTCAGCGATATCTTGACGCTCGCATAG